A region from the Brassica napus cultivar Da-Ae chromosome C8, Da-Ae, whole genome shotgun sequence genome encodes:
- the LOC125591671 gene encoding phosphatidylserine decarboxylase proenzyme 1, mitochondrial-like encodes MKGLCYCVIYLRPGDYHRIYSPADWNALVRRHFAEQVVLEKIWEQGFMALAAVGATNIGSIEISIKPELRTHEPKKKLFPAAFLIVWKKALVRLCIHKR; translated from the exons ATGAAAGGGCTCTGTTATTGTGTGATATACCTAAGACCAGGGGACTACCATCGAATATACTCTCCGGCTGACTGGAATGCATTGGTTCGTCGACACTTTGCAG AACAGGTCGTGCTTGAAAAGATATGGGAACAAGGTTTTATGGCACTTGCTGCTGTTGGTGCTACCAACATTGGGTCCATTGAG ATTTCCATCAAACCTGAATTAAGAACACACGAGCCAAAGAAGAAGCTGTTTCCTGCCGCCTTTTTGATAGTATGGAAGAAAGCATTGGTTCGTTTATGTATACACAAACGTTAA